A single genomic interval of Zingiber officinale cultivar Zhangliang chromosome 4A, Zo_v1.1, whole genome shotgun sequence harbors:
- the LOC121972870 gene encoding uncharacterized protein LOC121972870 has translation MHSPSSDEVDQPPSQMLINQLTSLLAARERELERVSQDCTRQTAAPRSMEAQYRVAKSCVHSEKVRKEECQASLQRQISLQECLQREHETELSLLRAYLDDKQDTIARHATPRSPACARPVTPLVFLPLACLLLVIMDVATILRSFASQETPSVAVLQALNDELTLSLPSDPAVAAGPQLSEPRTSDAEDAPMLAELPAPSPADSALPRTSDQPAAEPSPAGPVLGHGSTQETSLAREKASDLEVADPPSDLTAPLPIQSVLPAPPSSSGDQPPDSLVPSAPPLLAPPSSTLPTLELPSADLAFEASWRLPSEIDPAYASAADPSPIFRRVDFYGDLATSWQSANRQFWESNSPLEELDQIARSLVATCSASLSAVQRAAELQRENAALKARLRELEHLTASSAPPEPSLGSLDAYLRAVGESAASARAISHAAFDKLQQLEAALKTSESSLASEADRHQATLSELKAKEAELLSQSEELTLLRQGQELLQTGLADAQALASAAAGREATMWTQWEACQATLQSLQAELSKAQEAVSQGQSDLSVARAEAAENKNSLELALAYFAFVTSLSSQ, from the exons ATGCATTCTCCTTCCTCTGACGAAGTTGATCAACCGCCCTCCCAAATGCTGATaaatcaactcacctcgctgCTTGCCGCGAGAGAACGCGAACTGGAGCGTGTGTCCCAGGATTGCACTCGCCAGACGGCTGCCCCGCGCTCCATGGAAGCCCAGTATCGTGTTGCGAAGTCTTGCGTGCATTCTGAAAAGGTGCggaaagaggaatgccaggctagcctgcagcgccaAATCAGCCTCCAAGAATGTTTGCAGCGAGAGCATGAGACGGAGCTGTCTCTCCTCCGTGCGTATCTCGACGacaagcaagacacgatcgccCGGCA TGCAACTCCTCGTTCTCCTGCTTGCGCCCGACCTGTGACCCCTCTCGTCTTCCTTCCCCTCGCCTGCTTACTCCTCGTGatcatggatg TGGCTACCATCCTCCGTTCCTTTGCCAGTCAGGAGACACCCTcggtggccgttctgcaagctctgaatgATGAGCTAACACTGAGTCTACCTTCTGATCCTGCCGTTGCCGCCGGTCCGCAGCTTTCGGAACCCCGGACTTCTGATGCGGAGGACGCCCCAATGCTCGCAGAGCTACCAGCCCCCAGCCCTGCAGACTCAGCCCTACCCCGCACCTCTGATCAACCTGCAGCTGAGCCATCGCCCGCAGGACCG GTCCTCGGACACGGCTCGACCCAGGAGACAAGCTTAGCCCGggagaaggcctctgatctggaggtggCAGACCCGCCATCTGACCTGACCGCTCCGCTGCCAATCCAGAGCGTATTACCTGCCCCGCCTTCGTCCTCTGGTGATCAGCCCCCGGACTCACTGGTTCCCTCTGCCCCTCCTCTTCTTGCGCCTCCGAGCTCGACCCTGCCGACTCTGGAGCTGCCATCCGCAGACCTGGCCTTTGAGGCTTCTTGGAGGCTTCCCTCAGAGATTGACCCGGCCTACGCATCCGCTGCCGACCCATCTCCTATCTTTCGTAGGGTCGATTTCTACGGGGACTTGGCTACCTCCTGGCAATCAGCCAATCGGCAGTTCTGGGAGAGCAATTCCCCTTTGGAGGAGCTTGATCAAATTGCTCGCTCCCTGGTAGCG ACCTGCTCCGCGAGTCTGAGCGCAGTGCAACGAGCAgccgagcttcagcgagagaacgcGGCGCTTAAGGCGCGGCTTCGGGAGCTGGAACACCTTACGGCTTCCTCAGCTCCTCCTGAGCCTTCTCTCGGAAGCTTAGATGCTTATCTGCGTGCCGTCGGAGAATCTGCGGCCTCTGCTCGGGCCATTTCCCATGCCGCCTTCGATAAACTTCAACAGTTGGAGGCGGCTTTGAAAACAAGTGAGTCTTCCTTGGCTTCGGAAGCGGATCGTCATCAGGCGACCCTTTCTGAGCTGAAAGccaaagaggcagagctgctctccCAATCAGAGGAGTTGACACTGCTACGGCAAGGTCAGGAGCTTCTGCAGACGGGGTTGGCCGATGCCCAGGCCCTAGCTAGTGCTGCCGCTGGCCGAGAAGCAACCATGTGGACCCAGTGGGAAGCTTGTCAAGCCACTCTCCAATCCTTGCAAGCGGAGTTATCGAAGGCCCAGGAAGCAGTGTCTCAGGGCCAGAGCGACTTGTCCGTGGCACGCGCTGAGGCTGCGGAGAACAAGAATAGTTTGGAG CTTGCTCTTGCTTATTTTGCCTTTGTTACGTCGCTCTCCTCCCAATAG